A genomic region of Cannabis sativa cultivar Pink pepper isolate KNU-18-1 chromosome 1, ASM2916894v1, whole genome shotgun sequence contains the following coding sequences:
- the LOC115707116 gene encoding probable nucleoside diphosphate kinase 5 isoform X2: protein MIKPDGLLGNYTDEVKNVIINSGFIIFKEMILQLDEDRAASFYAEHSLKSFFPNLIKYMTSGPVLVMILEKENAVADWRALIGPTDSKKAKITHPHSIRALCGIDSEKNCVHGSDSPQSAQREISFFFQEESAGQAVIQHDEL, encoded by the exons ATGATAAAACCAGATGGTTTGCTTGGTAACTACACTGATGAGGTAAAGAATGTCATCATCAATTCCGGTTTCATTATTTTCAAGGAAATGATTCTTCAACTTGACGAGGACAGGGCTGCAAGCTTTTATGCCGAGCATTCTTTGAAGAGCTTCTTTCCCAATCTTATCAAATATATGACAAG TGGTCCGGTGTTGGTTATGATTCTCGAGAAGGAAAATGCTGTGGCTGATTGGCGTGCTCTCATTGGTCCAACTGATTCAAAGAAGGCTAAGATTACTCACCCTCACAG CATAAGGGCACTGTGTGGCATAGATTCCGAAAAAAACTGCGTTCATGGTTCAGATTCTCCTCAATCAGCTCAAAGAGAGATCTCCTTTTTCTTTCAAGAGGAGTCTGCTG GCCAAGCAGTTATTCAACATGATGAACTATAG
- the LOC115707116 gene encoding probable nucleoside diphosphate kinase 5 isoform X1: MPICEVSYFSKFLPLFLMLSFCISYRASASNANTGKEKTLAMIKPDGLLGNYTDEVKNVIINSGFIIFKEMILQLDEDRAASFYAEHSLKSFFPNLIKYMTSGPVLVMILEKENAVADWRALIGPTDSKKAKITHPHSIRALCGIDSEKNCVHGSDSPQSAQREISFFFQEESAGQAVIQHDEL, from the exons ATGCCGATTTGCGAAGTTTCCTACTTTTCAAAGTTCCTACCTTTATTCCTTATGCTCTCCTTTTGTATTTCTTACAG GGCTTCAGCAAGCAATGCAAATACAGGGAAAGAGAAAACGTTAGCTATGATAAAACCAGATGGTTTGCTTGGTAACTACACTGATGAGGTAAAGAATGTCATCATCAATTCCGGTTTCATTATTTTCAAGGAAATGATTCTTCAACTTGACGAGGACAGGGCTGCAAGCTTTTATGCCGAGCATTCTTTGAAGAGCTTCTTTCCCAATCTTATCAAATATATGACAAG TGGTCCGGTGTTGGTTATGATTCTCGAGAAGGAAAATGCTGTGGCTGATTGGCGTGCTCTCATTGGTCCAACTGATTCAAAGAAGGCTAAGATTACTCACCCTCACAG CATAAGGGCACTGTGTGGCATAGATTCCGAAAAAAACTGCGTTCATGGTTCAGATTCTCCTCAATCAGCTCAAAGAGAGATCTCCTTTTTCTTTCAAGAGGAGTCTGCTG GCCAAGCAGTTATTCAACATGATGAACTATAG